Proteins from a genomic interval of Pirellulales bacterium:
- a CDS encoding DUF983 domain-containing protein, which produces MSLWKILGRTMRLRCPRCGEGKLFSGWVRMPRECEACGLKFEREPGYFLGSIYFNYGVTAFIVTVAALVLLMFTEVSERTLLMSLGAFCVLFPMWFFRYARALWMAWDHFADPLPTSAATSSASTPPATEHARRSTPG; this is translated from the coding sequence ATGAGTCTGTGGAAGATTCTGGGACGGACAATGCGGCTGCGCTGCCCGCGCTGCGGCGAAGGAAAGCTTTTCAGCGGCTGGGTCCGTATGCCGCGCGAGTGCGAAGCGTGCGGACTGAAATTCGAGCGCGAGCCGGGCTACTTCCTGGGCTCGATCTATTTCAACTACGGCGTCACGGCCTTCATCGTTACGGTGGCCGCGCTCGTATTACTCATGTTTACCGAGGTCTCCGAACGCACGCTGCTTATGTCGCTGGGCGCCTTCTGCGTGCTCTTTCCCATGTGGTTCTTCCGCTACGCACGCGCCTTGTGGATGGCCTGGGACCATTTCGCCGATCCACTGCCGACATCGGCGGCCACTTCTTCGGCGAGCACGCCGCCAGCAACTGAACACGCGCGGCGCAGCACACCCGGCTGA
- a CDS encoding PQQ-binding-like beta-propeller repeat protein, whose product MTALALYLLPAGVDAQQQFFYGLSSRFELSDSVEVPQADADTLARLEQARAFAADQQYDEAIEALRQVMEQDTGRVIRASDRRYTSVREYCHMRIAALPAEALALYRGRVDAQASGLFKEATTERSAAKLRQLLDQYFASSVGDDALMALGEMALERGEHGEARSWWEKLIPTPPQSISREHFERVLADEQLPAEHRQELEKWYVADSALPPQTYWLRRDEPLDDAARRSLVEFWNARGILPGRLAYPDCDIDMPGLRARLVLVSILEGSLARAAEELTGFKTLHNDARGRLGGLEVTYSDALTDLLAKARDWPAEAEGRDWPTFAGAQSRSHAGPVALSPDVPLWTEAIPLPKAPVTDSFYPSPRVAETKNELLSYHPIVVGNLLAVSTLHEIRVYDVRTGRPAWGADATIFRPAEPVSERLHGTVSTLGVPRFTLTAQDGFLYARLGDPLTTRPEDHLNYRQPSYLVGLDLAGEGRLAWPPLRAEEKWAFEGSPVSDGRRLYVALRHGTRPQLHVACYDARTGRRVWRQFVASAETPARGQSGECTHNLLTLVNGVIYANTNLGAVAALSADTGRPQWIVRYPRAKKGDLNQRATHFYRDLTPCLYERGRLIVAPADSESVLAYDAATGLLLWETSLAKDVVHLLGVGGDALWASGEKLWHISVDTGKVSYPWPEGPTPKGFGRGLLAGGRVYWPTVRAIHVFDQRSGQEQAPLQLEARGLHSGNLIAAGEILLIAGNDRITALGPAHLSPADGTLSGDKQPPSDTAPAAKAHEQTATNNRLKRRQDR is encoded by the coding sequence GTGACGGCGTTAGCACTGTATCTGTTGCCCGCTGGCGTCGATGCGCAGCAGCAATTCTTCTACGGCCTCTCCAGCCGCTTCGAGCTTTCCGACTCGGTCGAGGTGCCGCAAGCGGATGCCGATACGCTGGCCCGGCTCGAGCAAGCCAGAGCCTTCGCCGCGGATCAGCAATACGACGAGGCGATCGAAGCACTCCGGCAGGTCATGGAACAGGACACGGGGCGCGTCATCCGGGCCAGCGATCGCCGCTACACGAGCGTCCGGGAATATTGCCACATGCGGATAGCGGCCTTGCCGGCCGAAGCGCTTGCCCTGTATCGGGGCCGCGTCGATGCGCAAGCCAGCGGGCTGTTCAAAGAAGCCACCACAGAGCGCAGCGCGGCGAAGCTGCGGCAGTTGCTCGATCAGTATTTTGCCAGCAGCGTCGGCGACGATGCCCTGATGGCGCTGGGCGAGATGGCGCTCGAACGAGGCGAGCACGGCGAAGCTCGCTCGTGGTGGGAGAAGCTCATTCCCACGCCGCCGCAATCGATATCGCGCGAGCACTTCGAACGGGTGCTGGCCGACGAACAACTACCGGCCGAGCATCGCCAGGAACTCGAGAAGTGGTACGTCGCCGATAGCGCGCTGCCGCCGCAAACGTATTGGCTGCGCCGCGACGAGCCGCTTGACGATGCAGCGCGCCGCTCGCTGGTCGAATTCTGGAACGCCCGTGGCATTTTGCCCGGCCGTTTGGCTTATCCTGATTGCGATATCGACATGCCGGGCCTGCGCGCCCGACTCGTGCTGGTGTCGATTCTCGAAGGTTCGCTGGCGCGCGCCGCCGAAGAACTGACGGGCTTCAAGACATTACACAACGACGCCCGCGGGCGGCTGGGCGGACTGGAAGTGACGTACAGCGATGCCCTGACGGATTTGCTGGCCAAGGCGCGCGACTGGCCGGCCGAGGCGGAAGGTCGCGACTGGCCCACATTTGCCGGCGCGCAGTCCCGTTCGCATGCGGGCCCGGTGGCCCTGTCGCCGGATGTGCCTCTCTGGACCGAGGCGATCCCGTTGCCGAAGGCGCCGGTCACCGATTCGTTTTATCCCTCACCGCGAGTGGCCGAGACGAAGAATGAGTTATTGAGTTATCACCCGATCGTCGTCGGGAATCTGTTGGCGGTGAGCACGCTGCACGAGATTCGCGTGTACGACGTGCGTACCGGACGCCCCGCCTGGGGAGCGGACGCGACGATCTTTCGTCCGGCCGAGCCGGTTTCCGAGCGCCTGCACGGCACCGTGAGCACGTTGGGCGTACCGCGGTTCACGCTCACGGCGCAGGATGGCTTTTTGTACGCTCGCCTGGGAGACCCCCTCACCACGCGTCCGGAAGACCATTTGAACTACCGCCAGCCGAGCTACCTGGTGGGGCTCGATCTGGCGGGCGAAGGGCGTCTGGCGTGGCCGCCGCTTCGCGCCGAAGAGAAATGGGCGTTCGAAGGGTCGCCGGTCAGCGATGGGCGCCGTTTGTACGTTGCGCTGCGGCATGGCACGCGACCTCAGCTGCACGTGGCCTGCTACGATGCACGCACCGGCCGGCGGGTGTGGCGACAATTCGTCGCCAGCGCCGAAACACCGGCCCGAGGTCAGTCGGGGGAGTGTACGCACAACCTGTTGACGCTCGTCAACGGCGTGATCTATGCCAACACGAACCTGGGAGCCGTGGCAGCCCTCAGCGCCGACACGGGCCGACCGCAGTGGATCGTCCGTTACCCGCGTGCCAAGAAAGGGGACCTGAATCAGCGCGCCACGCACTTCTATCGCGACTTGACGCCGTGCCTGTACGAGCGTGGCCGTTTGATCGTGGCGCCGGCCGATAGCGAAAGCGTGCTGGCCTACGACGCCGCCACGGGGCTTTTGCTATGGGAAACAAGCCTCGCCAAGGACGTGGTGCATCTTTTGGGCGTTGGCGGCGACGCCCTGTGGGCCAGCGGCGAGAAACTGTGGCACATCAGCGTGGACACGGGCAAAGTGAGCTACCCTTGGCCCGAGGGCCCTACACCCAAGGGATTCGGCCGCGGGCTGCTGGCCGGCGGCAGGGTCTATTGGCCAACGGTACGCGCGATTCACGTTTTCGATCAGCGCAGCGGCCAGGAGCAGGCGCCCCTCCAACTCGAAGCGCGCGGTTTGCACTCCGGCAATTTGATCGCGGCTGGCGAAATATTGCTGATTGCGGGGAACGATCGCATCACGGCCCTGGGGCCTGCCCATCTGTCGCCTGCCGACGGCACGTTAAGCGGCGACAAGCAGCCGCCCTCCGATACGGCGCCTGCGGCAAAAGCACACGAGCAAACAGCGACGAACAATCGGCTGAAGCGCAGACAAGATCGTTAA
- a CDS encoding DUF420 domain-containing protein codes for MTLLGTPGLLPPPLFAFSVADLPTVNALLNATATVLLMAGYVLIKRGREQAHKRAMLSAFVVSIVFLACYLTYHYQALHVKFTGPTGVRYVYYAILIPHVILAAAVPFLAVATIYLGVTDQRARHRRIARWTFPIWLFVSVTGVVVYVMLYHGPWLGYATEGL; via the coding sequence GTGACGCTGCTTGGAACCCCAGGCCTGTTGCCACCGCCGCTCTTCGCGTTTTCGGTCGCGGATCTTCCGACCGTGAACGCCCTGCTCAATGCCACGGCCACGGTGCTGCTGATGGCCGGCTATGTGTTGATCAAGCGTGGGCGTGAGCAAGCGCATAAGCGCGCCATGCTCTCGGCGTTCGTCGTTAGCATCGTGTTTCTGGCTTGCTACCTGACGTATCACTACCAGGCGCTGCACGTGAAATTCACCGGGCCCACCGGCGTGCGATACGTTTACTACGCGATTCTGATTCCGCACGTGATCCTGGCGGCGGCGGTGCCCTTTCTGGCCGTCGCGACGATCTATCTGGGCGTTACGGATCAGCGAGCGCGGCATCGACGGATCGCTCGCTGGACGTTTCCCATCTGGTTGTTCGTGTCGGTCACGGGGGTCGTCGTGTACGTCATGCTGTATCACGGGCCGTGGTTGGGCTACGCCACCGAGGGTCTTTAG
- a CDS encoding SCO family protein, with product MQLKMWLSLLLVSLAAYGSYAGWRVYQATMFDRDEVVSRPRHIERTRATGSLDDAALVDTSGKPFALEALKGDVWIASFFFTACPGPCAQMNRALAELQRDEKDPHLKFVSITCDPTNDTPEVLDKYARTFQADPARWTFLSGPFESVQKLGTEAFQVPVGPKMHTERIILVDKFSNVRGLYLTSDPSQMLALKKKIKKLLVEETPPEVTEEPDAAAGHTVASDEAAAVNAAAETAKEPAGDQSTPVTTAAAPADRVSEKAAPTEAAP from the coding sequence ATGCAATTGAAGATGTGGCTCTCCTTATTGCTGGTGTCGTTGGCCGCTTACGGTTCGTACGCCGGCTGGCGCGTGTACCAGGCCACGATGTTCGACCGTGACGAAGTCGTGAGCCGTCCGCGTCATATCGAGCGGACGCGGGCCACCGGTTCGCTGGATGATGCGGCGCTTGTCGACACGTCGGGCAAGCCGTTTGCGCTCGAGGCACTCAAAGGAGACGTGTGGATCGCGAGCTTTTTCTTCACCGCCTGCCCTGGCCCGTGCGCGCAGATGAATCGCGCCTTGGCGGAGTTGCAAAGAGACGAGAAGGACCCGCACCTGAAATTCGTGAGCATCACCTGCGACCCAACGAACGACACGCCCGAGGTGTTGGACAAGTACGCCCGCACGTTTCAGGCCGATCCCGCACGGTGGACTTTCCTGAGCGGGCCGTTCGAATCGGTGCAGAAGCTGGGAACCGAGGCGTTTCAAGTTCCGGTCGGACCAAAGATGCACACCGAACGCATAATTCTCGTGGATAAGTTCAGCAACGTCCGCGGCCTGTATCTGACGAGCGACCCCAGCCAGATGCTGGCGCTGAAGAAGAAGATCAAGAAGCTACTGGTCGAGGAGACGCCGCCCGAAGTGACCGAGGAACCCGATGCGGCCGCCGGCCACACGGTCGCCAGCGACGAAGCCGCGGCGGTTAACGCAGCGGCAGAGACCGCGAAGGAGCCCGCGGGCGATCAGTCCACGCCGGTCACAACCGCAGCCGCGCCCGCTGATCGAGTGTCTGAAAAAGCAGCACCGACCGAGGCTGCACCGTGA
- a CDS encoding BatA domain-containing protein, which translates to MFASLVLLGLWMHPAMLGWLAAAAAPLVIHLLSRRRYQEVPWAAVQYLLAAVRKNSRRIHLENWLILAVRTALVMAVVAAVAEPMIERSGVVAHTGQPTHKILVLDASYSMAYKPTDRTRFDRAKQLAEQIVEERGQGDGFTLVLLADPPQTIVATPSFSPTEFLGEIAATRITHGGADLASTLAQVEQVVTAARREYPRLTREQIYILTDLGRTTWAPDLSAAALGEFRERSRRLGESASLSVIDLGQAGAENIAVEQLRLQDGFVTVGQETIISAELRNFGRQARSGQTIELFVDGRHTAQRAIDLAAGGRAAVSFPCYFDSAGEHAIEVRLTPDLLELDNRRYLAAPVKDQVRVLCVDGRPSGGRFKSATDFLTVALSPTAGDRQRSRVHPEVVAESALLDTDLTQYECVFLCNVAQFTEREAAVLQSYLNFGGGLVFFLGDQVQPENYNRLLAAKTDSDRHVLPARLGSPVEAGEHGLDPLGYRHPLVAAFRDAEQTGLLTTPLQTYFQLQLPQPTRAQVALAAGKGDPLVVEETIGRGRSILVATSADVSWTAMPMWPSYVPLVQEMLLFAAGGRLGEHNLLVGQPLGGVLPQGRASGAAVHLPSGETKRAVVTNDGADRAWSYAETSQSGIYRVAPADQSGTSQAEQAFAVNLNTAESDLEQVTPEELARDVWPGVRYFHRTNWRDSEPGTTEAIVVRNRLHIWLLATAVCLLLTESFLTWFSGRYAQ; encoded by the coding sequence TTGTTCGCATCACTCGTACTGCTGGGCTTGTGGATGCATCCGGCCATGCTGGGCTGGTTGGCGGCGGCTGCTGCGCCGCTGGTGATCCATTTGCTCAGCCGTCGCCGCTACCAGGAAGTGCCCTGGGCGGCCGTGCAATACCTGCTGGCGGCGGTGCGCAAGAACTCGCGGCGCATTCATCTGGAAAACTGGCTCATTCTGGCCGTGCGAACGGCGCTCGTCATGGCGGTCGTCGCGGCCGTGGCCGAACCGATGATCGAGCGCAGCGGCGTGGTCGCCCATACGGGTCAGCCGACGCACAAGATCCTGGTGCTCGATGCCTCTTACTCAATGGCTTACAAGCCGACGGACCGCACGCGCTTCGATCGGGCCAAGCAACTGGCGGAGCAGATCGTCGAAGAACGTGGTCAGGGAGACGGCTTCACGCTGGTCCTGTTGGCGGATCCTCCGCAGACAATCGTTGCCACGCCCTCGTTTTCGCCGACCGAGTTTCTGGGAGAAATCGCCGCGACCAGGATCACCCACGGCGGCGCCGACCTGGCATCGACTCTCGCGCAAGTCGAGCAGGTGGTAACCGCCGCGCGGCGCGAGTATCCGCGACTGACGCGCGAACAGATTTATATCCTCACCGATTTGGGACGCACGACGTGGGCGCCCGACCTGAGCGCTGCCGCTCTGGGCGAATTTCGCGAACGCAGCCGGCGCTTGGGCGAATCGGCCTCGCTCTCGGTGATCGACTTGGGGCAGGCGGGCGCAGAAAACATCGCCGTCGAGCAGCTACGGCTGCAAGACGGTTTCGTGACGGTCGGCCAGGAAACTATCATCTCGGCCGAGCTACGAAATTTCGGGCGACAAGCTCGATCCGGGCAAACGATCGAGTTGTTTGTCGACGGACGGCACACAGCCCAGCGCGCGATCGACCTGGCGGCCGGCGGCCGTGCGGCCGTGAGCTTTCCTTGCTACTTCGATAGTGCCGGTGAACACGCGATCGAAGTGCGGCTGACGCCTGATCTGCTCGAACTCGATAACCGCCGTTACCTGGCCGCGCCCGTCAAGGATCAGGTCCGCGTGCTGTGCGTAGATGGTCGTCCGTCGGGAGGAAGATTCAAGTCGGCGACCGATTTTCTGACGGTCGCTTTGTCGCCAACGGCCGGTGATCGGCAGCGGTCCCGCGTTCACCCCGAAGTCGTCGCGGAAAGTGCGCTATTGGACACCGACCTGACTCAATACGAGTGCGTTTTTCTGTGCAACGTCGCGCAGTTCACGGAGCGCGAAGCCGCCGTTCTCCAGTCGTACTTGAACTTCGGCGGTGGCCTGGTCTTCTTTCTCGGCGACCAGGTGCAGCCGGAGAACTACAACCGACTTTTGGCCGCCAAGACCGACAGTGACAGGCACGTCCTGCCCGCACGATTGGGAAGCCCCGTCGAGGCGGGGGAACACGGTCTTGATCCGCTCGGCTACCGGCATCCGTTGGTGGCTGCTTTTCGCGATGCCGAGCAGACCGGTCTGCTTACGACGCCGTTGCAAACCTACTTTCAGCTGCAACTCCCCCAGCCCACGCGGGCGCAGGTAGCGCTGGCGGCAGGCAAGGGGGACCCGCTGGTCGTCGAAGAGACGATCGGCCGCGGACGCTCCATTCTGGTCGCCACCAGTGCCGACGTGAGCTGGACCGCCATGCCGATGTGGCCCAGCTACGTTCCTTTGGTGCAAGAGATGCTGCTGTTCGCCGCGGGCGGCCGGCTCGGCGAGCATAACCTTCTCGTCGGTCAGCCGCTGGGAGGAGTTCTGCCGCAGGGGCGCGCCAGCGGCGCCGCGGTGCATTTACCCTCCGGCGAGACAAAGCGCGCGGTAGTGACCAATGACGGCGCCGATCGGGCCTGGTCTTACGCGGAAACCTCGCAAAGCGGCATCTATCGCGTCGCGCCCGCCGATCAATCTGGCACGTCTCAAGCGGAGCAAGCGTTCGCCGTGAACCTCAATACGGCGGAGAGCGATCTGGAACAGGTCACGCCCGAGGAACTGGCTCGCGACGTGTGGCCCGGCGTGCGTTACTTTCATCGCACGAATTGGCGCGACTCCGAACCGGGCACGACCGAAGCGATCGTGGTGCGGAATCGGCTGCACATTTGGCTGTTGGCCACGGCCGTCTGCCTGTTGTTGACCGAAAGCTTTTTAACCTGGTTCAGCGGGCGCTACGCGCAATGA
- a CDS encoding DUF58 domain-containing protein, whose translation MDELQKYLDPQTLARLHGLELRARSIVEGYVAGMHRSPYHGFSVEFAEHREYVPGDDLRYVDWKVFAKTDKVYLKQYEEETNLVSYLLLDTSESMRYKSEHTSLSKLEYAQCVAASLAYLTLKQQDSVGLVTFDQEIRSLLRPSGNPSHLKQIVHLMDEMHAASKTATGPIFHDLAERLKKRGLVVILSDLFDDVPSMMAGLKHLRHKRHEVVIFHILDPAEMDFPFEQTTLFKGLEQLPDVLSEPRALRRAYLAEFQAFLRQVQSGCRAQRIDYVPMRTDQTLDVPLSAYLSSRLRHAG comes from the coding sequence GTGGACGAGTTGCAGAAGTATTTAGATCCACAGACGCTCGCTAGGCTGCACGGCCTGGAGCTACGCGCGCGCTCGATCGTCGAAGGGTACGTGGCCGGCATGCACCGCAGTCCGTACCACGGCTTTTCGGTCGAGTTTGCCGAGCACCGCGAGTACGTGCCCGGCGACGACCTGCGCTACGTCGACTGGAAAGTCTTCGCCAAGACCGACAAGGTCTACCTGAAGCAGTACGAAGAGGAAACCAATCTCGTCTCGTACCTGCTTCTCGATACAAGTGAAAGCATGCGCTACAAGAGCGAACACACGTCGCTCAGCAAGCTGGAATACGCGCAGTGCGTTGCCGCCTCGCTTGCCTACCTCACGCTCAAGCAGCAGGACAGTGTCGGCCTGGTGACGTTCGATCAAGAGATTCGCAGTCTCTTGCGCCCCAGCGGCAACCCGTCGCACTTGAAGCAGATCGTGCATTTGATGGACGAGATGCACGCCGCGAGCAAGACCGCGACCGGACCGATTTTCCACGATTTGGCCGAGCGGCTGAAAAAGCGGGGCCTGGTCGTGATTCTCAGCGATCTGTTCGACGACGTGCCGTCGATGATGGCCGGCCTGAAGCATTTGCGCCACAAGCGGCACGAGGTGGTGATCTTTCACATCCTCGATCCGGCGGAAATGGACTTTCCCTTCGAGCAAACGACGCTCTTCAAGGGGCTCGAGCAACTGCCCGACGTGTTGAGCGAGCCGCGGGCCCTGCGGCGGGCCTACCTCGCCGAGTTTCAGGCGTTCTTGCGGCAAGTGCAAAGCGGCTGCCGCGCGCAACGCATCGATTACGTTCCCATGCGCACCGATCAAACCTTGGACGTCCCCTTGTCCGCCTATTTGTCGTCTCGTTTGAGGCATGCCGGCTAA
- a CDS encoding VWA domain-containing protein, with amino-acid sequence MPSWLEPLLGLEPAESGEGTVWTLDYYWPWPAGITLLAAAAVVALVVFFYLREAGRAGRAMRLTLAGVRLAAFAIICVMIAQVTVALQRTGLPYLVFAVDDSASMGVVDRYDDPQLASLAKSQLQGIRLDKMTRLNLAKSALLADDGQLLRDAARGHKVRLYFVSDTARSELGDPDELIDRVRQVEASGTSSRLGQGIRSILNDLRGAPPSAIVLLSDGINTDGESLADAAGYARRRGVPLLTVALGNERPNRDLALSDLLVDDVVFVDDVVNFEFKLTGHGFADKTVEVVLRDKSNPAPLAKLTVAVGADGVAKKVVLPYRPTAVGEFEYVIEVPGQADEVQPDNNHVEHLVSVRKDQIHVLLAQAYPNYEFRYLKHLLERDSTIELHTVLQEADPAYAEIDQSALRSFPVRREDLFKYDVVLFGDVNPTLLGANVMRNLHEFVSDKGGGLVFISGLRFTPDAYRDTPLAALLPLEFDGATPGAPITGRGEGFQVLPTELGLASPTMQLGDTPEESRDIWSKLPSLYWMFEVSKLKPAVRVLAEHAARSGDNGAKLPLICLQYAGAGKVLFHAIDSTWRWRYRVGDVFFARYWIQTIRYLSRAKLLGKDRSAELTTDRRDYRRGETVLVRARFTDERLAPVQDDGVTIVLEQQGGKNTRVQLERAPMGHGVFEAALPDLPEGRYHSWIAAPTLEGSAPAADFTVTSAAGEFERVEADFVELARASEATKGQSFTLATVSQLRKSLPPGRQVPIEALPPVELWNRWPLLLAFLGLLVGEWLLRKRHAMV; translated from the coding sequence GTGCCAAGTTGGTTGGAGCCGCTGCTCGGCCTGGAGCCTGCCGAGAGTGGTGAAGGTACGGTCTGGACGCTCGACTATTATTGGCCCTGGCCGGCCGGTATCACGCTCTTGGCAGCGGCGGCGGTGGTAGCGCTTGTCGTCTTTTTCTACTTGCGCGAGGCAGGGCGCGCGGGCCGGGCCATGCGTCTGACCTTGGCCGGCGTACGCCTGGCCGCCTTCGCAATCATCTGCGTGATGATCGCACAGGTCACCGTGGCCTTACAGCGTACGGGTTTGCCCTACCTGGTATTCGCCGTCGATGACTCGGCCAGCATGGGCGTGGTCGATCGGTACGACGATCCGCAGCTGGCCTCGCTGGCCAAAAGCCAGTTGCAAGGGATCCGGCTCGACAAGATGACGCGCTTGAACCTCGCCAAGAGCGCGCTCTTGGCCGACGACGGCCAATTGTTGCGAGACGCGGCGCGCGGCCACAAGGTGCGACTGTATTTCGTGTCGGACACGGCACGCAGCGAGTTGGGCGATCCGGACGAACTGATCGACCGCGTCCGACAGGTCGAGGCCAGCGGCACCAGTTCTCGCCTTGGCCAGGGGATTCGCTCGATCTTGAACGATTTGCGCGGGGCGCCCCCTTCGGCGATTGTTCTCTTGAGCGACGGCATCAACACCGATGGCGAATCGTTGGCCGACGCCGCCGGCTATGCGCGCCGCCGCGGCGTGCCGCTGTTGACCGTGGCGCTGGGCAACGAGCGACCGAATCGTGACCTGGCGCTCAGCGACCTTTTGGTCGACGACGTCGTGTTTGTCGATGACGTGGTGAACTTCGAATTCAAACTTACCGGCCACGGCTTTGCCGACAAAACGGTCGAAGTCGTGCTGCGCGACAAGAGCAATCCTGCGCCCCTGGCGAAACTGACCGTCGCCGTCGGGGCTGACGGCGTGGCCAAGAAAGTCGTCCTTCCCTACCGGCCGACGGCCGTCGGCGAATTCGAATACGTCATCGAGGTGCCTGGCCAGGCCGACGAGGTGCAGCCCGACAACAATCACGTCGAGCACCTGGTGAGCGTGCGGAAGGATCAGATCCACGTTTTGCTGGCGCAGGCTTATCCGAACTACGAATTCCGCTATCTGAAACACCTTTTGGAGCGCGACAGCACGATCGAGCTGCACACGGTGCTGCAGGAGGCCGATCCCGCGTACGCCGAGATCGACCAGTCGGCGCTGCGGTCATTCCCGGTGCGGCGCGAGGATCTGTTCAAGTACGACGTCGTCCTCTTCGGCGACGTCAATCCCACGTTGTTGGGCGCAAACGTCATGCGCAACCTGCACGAGTTTGTCAGCGACAAAGGGGGCGGACTGGTTTTTATCTCCGGGTTGCGCTTTACGCCCGACGCCTACCGCGACACGCCGCTGGCGGCGCTATTGCCGCTGGAGTTCGACGGCGCCACGCCGGGTGCGCCGATCACGGGGCGGGGCGAGGGGTTTCAGGTCCTGCCCACCGAGCTGGGCCTGGCAAGCCCGACGATGCAGTTAGGAGATACGCCCGAGGAGTCGCGCGACATCTGGAGCAAGTTGCCGTCGCTGTATTGGATGTTCGAAGTTTCGAAGTTGAAACCGGCCGTGCGCGTACTGGCCGAGCACGCGGCGCGCTCGGGAGACAACGGCGCGAAGCTCCCCTTGATCTGCTTGCAATACGCGGGCGCCGGCAAGGTGTTGTTTCACGCCATCGACAGCACCTGGCGCTGGCGCTATCGCGTCGGAGACGTGTTCTTCGCGCGATACTGGATCCAGACGATTCGCTATCTCAGCCGGGCCAAGCTGCTGGGCAAAGATCGCTCGGCCGAACTCACGACCGATCGGCGCGATTATCGTCGCGGTGAGACGGTCCTGGTCCGCGCACGCTTCACCGACGAGCGTTTGGCTCCTGTCCAGGACGACGGCGTAACGATCGTCCTCGAACAACAAGGGGGCAAGAACACGCGCGTGCAACTCGAACGGGCCCCGATGGGGCACGGCGTCTTCGAAGCGGCGCTTCCCGACTTGCCCGAGGGGCGCTACCACTCCTGGATTGCCGCGCCGACCCTGGAGGGGAGCGCGCCGGCCGCTGATTTCACGGTGACTTCGGCCGCCGGCGAATTCGAGCGGGTCGAGGCCGATTTCGTCGAATTGGCGCGCGCCAGCGAAGCCACCAAAGGCCAAAGCTTCACGCTGGCCACGGTGAGCCAACTGCGGAAGTCGTTGCCCCCTGGGCGGCAGGTGCCGATCGAAGCCTTGCCCCCTGTTGAGCTTTGGAATCGTTGGCCGCTGCTGCTGGCATTCCTCGGCCTGTTGGTCGGCGAGTGGCTGCTGCGCAAACGGCACGCGATGGTATAA
- a CDS encoding MoxR family ATPase, with protein MFADDDVQSVQKLNEAYGRLVAELGRVIVGQQQVIEELLIAMFARGHCLLVGVPGLAKTLLIRTLADTLSLKFSRIQFTPDLMPSDITGTEVIQEDKATGVRQFKFLAGPIFANVILADEINRTPPKTQAALLEAMQESQVTVGGARHRLAPPFFVLATQNPIEQEGTYPLPEAQLDRFMFNTFVDYPDEDEELEIVRRTTADVAPTLETTLSTEDILSLQNIVRRVPVAEHVARYALRFTRLTRREKGEVPPFVRDYVSWGAGPRASQYLVLAAKARAVLHGRYHAECEDVRAVVAPVLRHRIVTNFNAEAEGIKPDHIIRKLIEVVPESDLETSGGGRVAEVFRSTDAR; from the coding sequence ATGTTCGCGGATGATGATGTCCAATCGGTGCAGAAATTGAACGAGGCGTACGGCCGGCTGGTGGCCGAATTGGGACGCGTCATCGTCGGCCAGCAGCAGGTCATCGAAGAGTTGCTGATCGCCATGTTCGCCCGCGGCCATTGCCTGCTGGTCGGCGTGCCGGGCCTGGCCAAGACGCTGCTGATTCGCACGTTGGCTGACACGCTGTCGCTCAAGTTCAGCCGCATCCAGTTCACGCCCGACCTGATGCCCTCGGACATTACCGGCACGGAAGTGATCCAGGAGGACAAAGCGACGGGCGTGCGGCAATTCAAGTTTCTCGCCGGCCCGATCTTCGCCAATGTGATCCTAGCCGACGAAATCAATCGCACGCCGCCGAAGACGCAGGCGGCATTACTCGAGGCGATGCAAGAGAGCCAGGTGACGGTCGGCGGAGCCCGGCATCGGTTAGCGCCGCCGTTCTTCGTGCTCGCCACCCAGAACCCGATCGAGCAGGAGGGGACCTACCCGCTGCCCGAGGCGCAGCTCGACCGCTTCATGTTCAATACGTTCGTCGACTATCCGGACGAGGACGAAGAGTTGGAAATCGTGCGGCGCACCACGGCCGACGTGGCCCCGACGTTGGAAACGACGCTCTCGACCGAGGATATCCTTTCTCTGCAAAACATCGTTCGCCGCGTGCCGGTGGCCGAGCACGTGGCCCGCTACGCGTTGCGCTTCACGCGGTTGACGCGTCGCGAAAAGGGCGAAGTGCCTCCGTTCGTCCGCGATTATGTCAGTTGGGGCGCGGGGCCGCGGGCGAGCCAATACCTGGTGCTGGCCGCCAAGGCCCGGGCCGTGTTGCACGGCCGCTACCATGCCGAGTGCGAAGACGTTCGCGCCGTGGTGGCGCCGGTGTTGCGGCATCGGATCGTCACGAATTTCAATGCCGAAGCCGAGGGCATCAAGCCCGACCATATCATTCGCAAGTTGATCGAAGTCGTTCCGGAATCGGACCTGGAGACCAGCGGCGGTGGACGAGTTGCAGAAGTATTTAGATCCACAGACGCTCGCTAG